From the genome of Flavobacterium sediminis:
GTTTAAGAAATGCTTAATTTGTTCTTGATTCTCTGAAGGCAGAACTGAGCAAGTAGCATAAACTAATTTTCCGCCGGGTTTTACTATTTTAGAGTAGTTCTCTAATACTTCTGCTTGAGTCTTCTTGATATTTTCCACAAATTCAGGCTGAAGTTTCCATTTACTATCCGGATTACGTTTTAAAACACCTAATCCGCTACAAGGAGCATCAATCAGAACTCTATCCGCTTTTTCATGTAATTTTTTGATGACTTTAGTAGAGTCAATTACTCTGAAATCTACGTTGTGAACACCGTTTCTTTTAGCTCTTGTCTTTAATTGTTTCAATTTACTTTCATAAATATCCATAGCAATTAGTTGCCCTTTATTTTTCATTAAAGAAGCGAGATGCAAGGTTTTTCCTCCGGCTCCGGCACAAGTGTCAACAACACGCATACCCGGTTCTACATCTAGAAAATAAGCTACTAATTGAGAGGAGGCATCCTGAACTTCAAATAATCCTTCTTTAAAAGCACGGGTCAAGAAAACATTGGCACGTTCTTTTAAAAGTAAAGCATCATTGTAGTCTTTTAAGAATGAAGTTTCAATATCATTTTCATCCATTAAAATGGAACGTAATTGTTCTTTAGTCGTTTTCAAGGTATTCACTCTCAAAATTACTTCAGCTTGCTGGTTCTGAGCATGAATTTCTTTTGACCAAACAGGTTCCCCTAATTCTTTAACACCTAATTCATCCATCCAATCCGGAATGGATTCTTTGAATTTTCGGGTTTTTGATAGTTCATCAAATTTACCTTTAATACGGCGAACCGGGGTATTTTCAAAATATTTCCAGTCGGGTAGTGCAATACCTCTTAATACAGCCCAAACAGCAAATAACCTCCACACATTATCACGTGTAAAAGGTTCTTTTACTTCTGCTATTTCAGCATATAAACGTTTCCATCTGACAATTTCATAGATGGTTTCGGCAACAAACTTTCGATCTTTGCTTCCCCAGCGTTTGTCACGCTTTAAAACTTTGGCCACAACCTTATCAGCATATTCTCCTTCATTAAAAATTTCTAACAAGGCATCAATAACGGCAAAAACTAAATTTCTGTGTAATCTCATTTTTAAATAAATAAGCCTACAAAGATAGTAATAAAAAAGAAATGAGCCGTATAAACTATACGGCTCATGTAATTTTAAAGTTAAGTTTTTATGCTCTTCCGCTTCTTCCGCCTCCGGAACGTCCGTTTGACTGACTTCCTCCTGTACTTCTGGTCGATGAACCGCTCTGGCGACTAACTCCAGATGATGAGCGACTTTGAGTAGCGCTGCTTGATCTGTTAGTGCTTCTGCTCATATTGGTATTACTACGGTTTGAAGAGCTGCTTGGTGTATAACTTCTGTTTGTGGTTGCTCTTGTAGAGCTATTTCTTGTTGCTGAACTTCCGGAACTGCGATAGTTAGCGGAACGGTTTTCAGCATACGTTCTGTTGTTACTTCTTGTTGTATTTGTATTACTTCGGGTAGTAGCTGTATTGCTACCTTGATTATAACTTCTTGTACTGTTATTTCTTGTACTATTATTATTTCTGGTAGAATAACTGCTGTTATTTCTTGATGAAGCATAGGAATTTCTGCTGTTTCCTGAAGCGGATAATTGTCTTGTACCCGGTGTACGTGTTTTAACGGTTCTGTTTTGATCTAATTCGTATCGGTTGCTGTATCCTGAGTTTCTGTAAGCAAATGAACGATTCGGATAACGAACTTCATAACCGTTAGCTCTTCTGCCATAGTAAGCATTGTACGCATAAGCACATCTTCTGTGTGTTACATAATGGTAAGTATGCCCGAAGTTGATATGAAGAACAATGTTATTTCTATATCTGAATATCGGATACGGATGCCATACAGTATAATAGGTCGGGTAGTAGCCCCAATACCATGAAGAATAATAAGGACGATAGCTAGTTACCCAAAAAGTAGTGTAAATTACCGGTCGGGTTACATAAACCGGCTCATATATATAGTTGGCACCATACATATAAACATCACCTACAACCTGTACGGTTACATTGTTGTTTTGGTCTTTCTCAACTTCTACAGTGGCAACGTCCTGATAGAGATCTTTGTCTAAAACAGCTTGAACGACAATAATGTGGGCATTTCCTTCAATGCTTTCTACCACTCTTAAATAATCTACATAATTGTCATTATTCAAGTCTAAATTAGAGATCTGAAGTTCCGGGTCATTTAATCTGCGTTCAAAATCTTCGAGGTCTTTACTGTCTCCGAAAATTGTAGCCACAGCTCTTAAGTCCAGATTGTCGCTAATATCACTGCTATTGGCTCTTACTGTTGTTTTATCTTGTGCAGTTGCCGAAAATATTCCCAGCAAAGCGATTATTACTGAAGTAAAAATTTTTGTTTTCATAATATTCTCCGGTATTTTTGTTTTTCATTTTAGTAAAACCAATTATTGTGCCAAAAAATATTTTTATGATGTTTGTAAGAAGAGGAAAGTTTGTAAGTTATGTTTTTTATATTTTGATTATCAGTGCTTTATTTGTTTCTTGTGAGTCTGAAAAAGAATTGAAAAGACCATTTGAAAAAGTAATTATTACTCCTGTTTATAAAGATTCTATCAGTATCAGGGCAATTTTGATAGACAGTAATCAATTATGGTTTGCAGGAAACAACGGTAAGTATGGTGCAATTGACTTGGAGACGCAAAAAATCTTTAACGGACATGTTGTAAAAGATTCGCTTTTACCGGAATTCAGAAGTATAGCTAAAGCCCGAAACGGAGTTTGTATCCTTAGTGTGGCTTCACCGGCTTTAATGTATCATATCAGTTCAGATAAAAGACAAGTGAGGAATGTGTATTCGAATGAAAATGAGAATGTGTTTTTTGACAGTATGCAAATAGATAAACAAGGCTTTGGAGTAGTAATGGGCGATCCGACCGAAAATTGTTTAGATGTTTGGCTTACTAAAGATTTTGGACAAAACTGGTCTAAAATTCCTTGCGATGCGTTACCGGAAATTGTAGAAGGAGAAGCTGCTTTTGCAGCCAGTAACACTAATGTTATTTTAAGAGGAGGAAAGGTGTTTATCGTAACCGGAGGGAAAAAAGCCAGATGTTTGGTAAGTGAAGATAAAGGGAAAACCTGGGAAGTTTATGATACACCTATAATTCAGGGTGGAATAATGACCGGCATTTTTACAGCCGATTTTTATGATGAAAACGTTGGAATTGTTGCCGGTGGAGATTATGAGAAGCCGGATTATAATGCGGCTAACAAGGCTATTACAACTGACGGAGGGAAAAATTGGAAAGTAGTTGCCGAAAATAGTTCATTCGGCTATGCTTCCTGTGTACAGTTTGTACCCGAATCGGATAGGAAAGGGATTGTGAGTGTAGGGGCAACAGGTGTTTATTATTCTTCAGACCTTGGTGAACATTGGACAAAAATGGCTGAAGATACTGATTTGTATACTTTACGGTTTCAAAATGATTCTGTTGCTTATGCAGCCGGTCGGAATACGATAGTTAAAATGGAATTTATGAAATAAAAAAAGCAGTCTCTATAAGACTGCTTTTTTCAAAAAAACTCAATAAAAACTATTAGCTGAAAAATCTAGCAAAGAATCCTTTGCTTTCGACAGGTTTATTGTTTTCAGCATTTGCAGCAGCAGCTTTAGCCGCTTGTTCTTTTTGATATTCAGACATTAAGCCTTTTAAGAATTCAACATAATCTTGTCCTTGTTCTTCAAGGAACCCTGTTAAATACTTTTCACTTCCTTCCATTCCTGCAGCTTCTTCAATCTGAAGTAATTTTTTGTATAAAGGCTCAATTTTTGAAACTACTTCTTGCGGTACAGCTTTTCTTCTGGCAAAATAATGTGTGATTTCTCCATCTTCATTTCTTGAGATATCAAAATCAGTAATTACCCAGTAGTATCTACCTGATTTAGCCATGTTTTTAACTACCGCGTGGAAGTTATTTCCGGCTTTTAAATTATCCCATAATACTTTAAAAACAACTTTTGGCATATCAGGGTGTCTGATAATGTTGTGAGGTTGCCCTACTAGTTCATAGTCTTCGTATCCACATACATCAACAAATACTTCATTAGCGTACTCAATAGTACCGTATTTGTCGGTTTTACTCATAATAGTTCTTGTTTTGTCCCAAATGACTTCTTTGTCAATCGGAGTTGGTCTTGTTGGTGCTTCCATACCTAAAGTTTTTGTGTTAATAATTTAAGATAGGACAAAGTAAAGACCCTATAGAACGAAAAAAAATGACAAAAATCAGGTTTGTGTAAAAAAGTGTTAAAAAAAAGTTAATGAAAAAATAAAAGCCTAACGTTTTTAAAGTTAGGCTTTAGTCGTTAATCTCTTTTATCTCTGTTTTCCCGGAATTGGTGCAGTAATTTGCGATTGAATTCTTCTTCGGATTTTTTCAGAAGAATAATTTTTTTAGCAGAGAGAACATTCTGCAGCTCTTTAAAGTATTTTTTACGCAGAGTGTACAATTGATCTTCATAACTTTCCATCTGGTTGAGCAAAGTTGCAGCCTCTTTTTCTGAAAGTGACTCAAAACCTCCGTCTCCGATTTTATGGATCAGTGTTCGCATTTTATTGTGGCGGATATCAAATTCCTGATCGTCAAAGGCATTGTATATAGGCCAGAATTTTTGAGCTTCATCCGGTGTAAGTTCTAATTTTTCAGTGATATAAGCAATTTTTAAGGCTTTTATCTTTTCTTTCTTATCTTTAAAGTTTTGAGAAAAGCCAATGAAAGCTATCAGTAAAAATAACGGGATTAGAATTTTTCTTTTCATGGTTTTTATTCGTTTAGGTAATAATCAAGGTTGTCTTCTTGTAATAAATAATCTTCAACGGCATCCTCATTTAAACTAATAGAGGTTTCTAAATTCTGAAGATCTTCATTACTCAGTTTATCGATCAGGTCGTAAGTTGAATATTCAGTTGTCAGATAATTTTCCAGTGTTTGACTTTCAATATTTTCTGTTGTATTTGAACTGAAATAAACAGGGATCGCTAAAAGCGCTACAAAAATAGCAGCAATTGCCGAAATCCAAATTTGTTTTCTATGAAAAAGAGAAACGACCTTAGGCTCTTTTTCAGGAGCTTTAAAATCAATGGTCTCCATCATTTTGGATTCAAAATTTTCGAAATAGGTTTCCGGAACTTTGAAGCCTGATGCTATTTTTTTATTATGTAAATCAAAGTCTTTCATATTGTTAAGACAAAATTTTAGTCGTTTGGTTTAATTGTTTTTCAAATATTCTTCAATTTTTTTAACCGCTATGTGATAGCTGGCTTTAAGGGCTCCTACAGAAGTATCTACGATTTCAGATATTTCTTCGTATTTCATTTCCTGAAAATATTTCATTTTAAAGACTAATTGCTGTTTTTCCGGTAAATCGGCAATGGCTTTTTGTAATTTTAGTTGAATCTCATCTCCGTCATAATACGTATCGCTTTCAAGGCTGTTAATAGCTTTGTTTTGCCATTCTTCAATAGTTGTACCGTTTTTTCGGGCTTTTTGATTGATGAAATTTAAAGCTTCATTAGTAGCAATCCGGTACATCCAGGAATATAATTTACTTTCTCCTTTAAAATTCGACAGGTTCTGATAGATTTTCAGAAATGTATTTTGTAAGACATCATCGGCATCATCATGGTTTAAAACAATATTTCGTATGTGAAAGTACAAGGGCTTTTGGTACAAATGCAAAAGCTCTCTAAAAGCATTTTGCTGCGTTTTAGGATTCAATAAAGCTTCAATAAAAACTTTTTCGTTTTCCAAGTCTTTCGTTTATACTTTAGATTAAAGTTAAGCAAAAAGGTTTAATTTGAAATCGAAATTTAGTACTACCTTTGCATAAAATTGCAACACAACGATGATTAAAACTGTTATTTTTGATATGGATGGGGTAATTGTAGATACAGAACCTGTTCATAAATACGCTTATGATCTTCATTTTAAGGAATTAGGTATAGATGTTTCAGAAGAGTTATATGCTTCTTTTACAGGGAATTCTACACGAAATGTTTTTCAGAAACTAAAAGAGCGTTTCGATTTGTCTCATGAAGTAGAAGAATTGATCTTAAGAAAACGCTTTTTATTTAATGAAGCCTTTGACACTAAAAAAGATTTATTCTTAATCGATGGTGTGGAAGCGTTGATTAAAAATTTACATGCAAATGACATGCAACTCATTTTAGCTTCTTCGGCCTCAAAAGGAACAATAACAAGAGTTTTTAACCGTTTCGGTTTGAATCCGTATTTTAAGCATAGGGTCAGTGGAGAAGACTTTCCGAAATCGAAACCTGATCCGGCAATTTTTATACATGCAGCTGGTTTATCTGCTTTTGCAGATGAAAATTGTATCGTTATAGAAGACAGTACTAACGGAATTACAGCAGCAAAAGCGGCCGGGTTGAAATGTATTGGTTACCATAGTCAAAATTCAAAATTACAAGACCTATCACATGCAGATTATATTGTAGAAGACTTTGGTCTTTTGGATTT
Proteins encoded in this window:
- a CDS encoding RsmB/NOP family class I SAM-dependent RNA methyltransferase; the protein is MRLHRNLVFAVIDALLEIFNEGEYADKVVAKVLKRDKRWGSKDRKFVAETIYEIVRWKRLYAEIAEVKEPFTRDNVWRLFAVWAVLRGIALPDWKYFENTPVRRIKGKFDELSKTRKFKESIPDWMDELGVKELGEPVWSKEIHAQNQQAEVILRVNTLKTTKEQLRSILMDENDIETSFLKDYNDALLLKERANVFLTRAFKEGLFEVQDASSQLVAYFLDVEPGMRVVDTCAGAGGKTLHLASLMKNKGQLIAMDIYESKLKQLKTRAKRNGVHNVDFRVIDSTKVIKKLHEKADRVLIDAPCSGLGVLKRNPDSKWKLQPEFVENIKKTQAEVLENYSKIVKPGGKLVYATCSVLPSENQEQIKHFLNSEAGKNFTFVKDQKVLAHESGFDGFYMALLTRKN
- a CDS encoding sialidase family protein, which gives rise to MMFVRRGKFVSYVFYILIISALFVSCESEKELKRPFEKVIITPVYKDSISIRAILIDSNQLWFAGNNGKYGAIDLETQKIFNGHVVKDSLLPEFRSIAKARNGVCILSVASPALMYHISSDKRQVRNVYSNENENVFFDSMQIDKQGFGVVMGDPTENCLDVWLTKDFGQNWSKIPCDALPEIVEGEAAFAASNTNVILRGGKVFIVTGGKKARCLVSEDKGKTWEVYDTPIIQGGIMTGIFTADFYDENVGIVAGGDYEKPDYNAANKAITTDGGKNWKVVAENSSFGYASCVQFVPESDRKGIVSVGATGVYYSSDLGEHWTKMAEDTDLYTLRFQNDSVAYAAGRNTIVKMEFMK
- a CDS encoding PAS domain-containing protein — its product is MEAPTRPTPIDKEVIWDKTRTIMSKTDKYGTIEYANEVFVDVCGYEDYELVGQPHNIIRHPDMPKVVFKVLWDNLKAGNNFHAVVKNMAKSGRYYWVITDFDISRNEDGEITHYFARRKAVPQEVVSKIEPLYKKLLQIEEAAGMEGSEKYLTGFLEEQGQDYVEFLKGLMSEYQKEQAAKAAAANAENNKPVESKGFFARFFS
- a CDS encoding sensor of ECF-type sigma factor, with the protein product MKRKILIPLFLLIAFIGFSQNFKDKKEKIKALKIAYITEKLELTPDEAQKFWPIYNAFDDQEFDIRHNKMRTLIHKIGDGGFESLSEKEAATLLNQMESYEDQLYTLRKKYFKELQNVLSAKKIILLKKSEEEFNRKLLHQFRENRDKRD
- a CDS encoding RNA polymerase sigma factor — translated: MENEKVFIEALLNPKTQQNAFRELLHLYQKPLYFHIRNIVLNHDDADDVLQNTFLKIYQNLSNFKGESKLYSWMYRIATNEALNFINQKARKNGTTIEEWQNKAINSLESDTYYDGDEIQLKLQKAIADLPEKQQLVFKMKYFQEMKYEEISEIVDTSVGALKASYHIAVKKIEEYLKNN
- a CDS encoding HAD family hydrolase; its protein translation is MIKTVIFDMDGVIVDTEPVHKYAYDLHFKELGIDVSEELYASFTGNSTRNVFQKLKERFDLSHEVEELILRKRFLFNEAFDTKKDLFLIDGVEALIKNLHANDMQLILASSASKGTITRVFNRFGLNPYFKHRVSGEDFPKSKPDPAIFIHAAGLSAFADENCIVIEDSTNGITAAKAAGLKCIGYHSQNSKLQDLSHADYIVEDFGLLDFDRISKM